A region from the Drosophila takahashii strain IR98-3 E-12201 chromosome 2L, DtakHiC1v2, whole genome shotgun sequence genome encodes:
- the LOC108057784 gene encoding oocyte zinc finger protein XlCOF19-like has product MDQEQDSNAGSLTDDSDDGDDLEVDFQLPYKCPHCPKRCKLRGNLLKHIRLHSDERPYKCDHCQTSFKDSSAMKKHIRIHTGERPFKCTKCPKSFAYSGSLRDHMLGHTGERPHKCPHCSTTFRWQKLLTSHLRTHTGERPFKCSECSKSFTARSTLETHMRTHTGEKPFECPKCQRSFSIKQSLRVHMKTHKD; this is encoded by the coding sequence ATGGATCAGGAACAGGACAGCAATGCAGGATCTTTAACAGATGACAGCGATGATGGTGATGATCTGGAGGTGGATTTCCAATTACCGTACAAGTGTCCTCATTGTCCGAAGAGATGCAAACTGAGGGGCAACCTATTGAAGCACATAAGACTCCATTCCGATGAAAGACCCTATAAGTGTGACCATTGCCAGACGTCCTTCAAGGATAGCAGCGCAATGAAGAAACACATCCGCATCCATACTGGCGAGCGCCCCTTTAAATGCACCAAGTGCCCGAAATCCTTCGCCTATTCCGGCTCCCTCAGGGATCACATGTTGGGACACACCGGCGAACGTCCTCACAAGTGTCCGCACTGCTCGACGACCTTCAGGTGGCAGAAGCTCCTCACCAGCCACTTGCGCACTCACACCGGCGAGCGTCCTTTCAAGTGCTCCGAATGCTCCAAATCCTTCACTGCCCGTTCCACTCTGGAAACTCACATGCGAACCCACACGGGAGAGAAGCCATTTGAGTGTCCGAAGTGCCAAAGGTCCTTCAGCATCAAGCAGAGTCTGCGGGTGCACATGAAAACTCACAAGGATTAA